From the genome of Phycisphaerae bacterium:
CTACGCCAACAGCGTCGATATCGACCTGGCCATCGCCATGGATCACCTGATCCTGGCCGCGACAGCCGAGGGCCTGGGCACCTGCTGGATCGGCGCGTTCAACGAGGCCAACGTCAAGCAGCTGCTCAGCATCCCGGCCGGGGTGAAAATCGTCGCCATGACGCCGCTCGGCTACCCGGCCTCGCCCGACCTCCTGCGACCGATCCGTGAGGATGAGCGGCTGCCACTGAGCAAGATTGTCAGCAGCGACCGGTACGAGGGTCCGCCGCTCGATATTTCCTACCCCGATGACTGAAATCGGTCGAGCACTCATGGAAAGCGCCCGACGGCATTTCCGCTCGCGGCGTTGCCGCCTGTTGAAGTCGCGCTTATGATACCCGGATGGCAAGCCCACGGCGCGACTACTTGACCATCGTCTCCGGGCTGCCCCGTTCGGGCACCTCGATGATGATGCAGATGCTCGACAAGGGCGGCATTCCGGCCCTCATTGACAATATCCGCCAAGCGGACGAAGACAACCCCAAGGGCTATTATGAGTTCGAGGCCGTCAAGCAGACCAAGAAAGACCCCTCATGGCTCGCCCAATCGCAGGGCAAAGTAGTCAAGATGGTCCATCTGCTGCTGCTGGATCTGCCTCCAGACCGCGCGTACCGCGTGGTCTTCATGCACCGCGACCTGCGCGAAGTCGTCAAGAGCCAGAACGTCATGCTTGAACGCCATGGCAAGGGCAGCGACGACCTCCCCGATGATAAGATCGTGGCCATGTTCGAGGCCCAGATTGAAAAGGTCGACAGGTATATCCGCGAGCATCCGTGCTTCCGGATGCTCCAGGTCAACTACAATGAGATGCTGCGCAGCCCGGGGCCGCAGGTCCAGGCAGTCAATGAGTTCCTCGGCGGTGACCTGGACACCCAGGCCATGCTCCAGGTCATCGACCCCGCGTTGTACCGCAACCGGCGGGCCTGATCCTCGAGGGGCGCTTCCCCCGGATCCCCATGAACAGGAAGAGCACCCCCCGACGAGCAAGGAGAGAAACATGAAGCCGGATGTGACCCGACCCGCGTTCTTACCCGCCCGTGCGGGCCCAAGGCTGGCCGGCATGATGGCTGCCGTACTGCTGCCCGCGTGGGCAGGCTGTCTTCCGCCCTTGATCCCCGCCCCCAGCGGCGACGATACCGTCGATTCGGGCATTCAGGTCAACGGCGAGAGTGTCGACACCTTGCTCGACCGATACACCGACACCCACCTCGACCCCGGCAGCGACATGAGGTTACTGACCGATGGCCCGGAGTCGCTGGCCGCTTTCGAACAACTCATCAACTCGGCCGAACAGCACATCCACATCGAGACGCTCAACTTCGACGACGATATGGAGAAACCGCGGGATATCGCCCTGGAAGTGGCTCAACTCCTGGCCGCCAAGGCCCGCCAAGGCGTCCGCATCCGGATGATCGTCGATCCGGTGGTGGAAGGCATCATCACCCCTCCGACCGTCACCCAGGCGCTCTCCGAAGCCAACATCGAAATCCTCGGCTACGTGCCCATGTGGACCGGCCCGCTCATGCAGGCCCTTCACCGCACACACAAGAAGCTTATCCTGGTGGATGGCAAGGCGGCCATCATCGGCGGAATGAACTACGGTTGGCTCTACCTCGGTGAGGGACAATGGCGCGACACCAACGCCCTGCTCACCGGCCCGGTGGTGGCCACCATGCAAGCCGAGTTCCTGCGCGACTGGGCATACCTCGGCGGCAATGCCGGCTGGGATCCCAGCCTCTATCCGACCGTCGAACCCGCCGGCAGCCTGGGCGTGCGATCCATCGATCAGCGCCCCTTCCAAGATGACTTCGATATCAACAACGCCATCCTGATCGCCCTCCGCTCGGCGAAGCAGTCCATCGCCATCGAGACACCCTACTTCAACCCCACGGGCTGGATGCTGAATGAATTGACTGCCGCGGCAGGCCGGGGCGTGCGGATTACCCTGCTGACCAACACCCAGGAGTCCACCGACATCAAGGACTCCTATACCCTCTTCACCACCTATCTGGGCCCGCTGATCGACAGCGGAGTTCACGTCTTCCTCTGGGGCCAGCCGCGCACGCTGCACTCCAAGGCCCTGGTCGTGGACAATACCCTGGCCATGATCGGCTCGTACAACCTCAACTGGCGGAGCATCGCCTGGGATACGGAGAACGTGGCAGTTGTCACCGACGCGGCATCCGTCACCCGCGTCCGGGCCATGATCGAGGCCGACATGACCGCCGAGTTGGTGTTCGAGGTTCCGCCCGGGTCGAATTGGCTCAACGCAGTTCTGGCCACCCCCGCTCCCGCATGGCTGCTGGCCCTGATTCCCTTCTTCTGAAGTCAGGCCGTGATGGCCCGGGCGTTGAGCGACATGCCGGACGCGGCCCCGTGATCAAACACCGCCGAGTAGATGGTCCCGCAAGCGGCACACTCCCACGAGCCGACCACGTCGCCCTCCCGGGGCCAGCGCAACGGAAGCGGCAGCCCGCACTCGGCGCAGTTGCCGATCCGTCCGCTCAAGCGGTTGATCAGATCGTCGATTCGCCATGGTTTCTCGATGAAATGCGGAATCCCCAGCGACGCGCATTCCTCCATCCGATTCCTCAGACTGCTGGCGACGATCGTCACCCGGCTCGCGACTTCCCGGATACTCGCGACCATCCAGGCGGGATCAGCCTGGGAGCCGTCGAGATCGAGAAGGACGAACTCCAGATCGGCGTCGTTCCTGAGCAGGTCGAGAGCGTGCTCGAGCGACTCCACCGCGTAGCAGCCCGCCCCGACGCTCTCGAGCAGCGAAATGAACCAGCGGCGGTTCATCGCATCGGAATCCACGATCAGCACCCGGCCGTCGAACGGCCAGCGAGCGTGCTCGTAATCCCGAAAGCCCAGGAGCATCTCGATCAGCGCGAGGCTCGTCGTCCTGGATTCCCGCTGGTGACGAAGCAGCACCAGTCGGCTTCGGCCGTCAACGGGCTCCTGGGACCGGAGATACCATCGGGCGGGGCCCGTCCCGATCGGGTGAGCCACGACCCAGCGATCGATCGCGGCGTCAAGATTGGGGATCTGGGCGCCAAACAGCTCGGTCATGTGACTGGCTGCGACGCCGGCCTGGGTCTCCGCCAAAAGGACCTGGGCACCCGAGTTCGCAAAGAGGATCCGGCCGTCCACGACCACTTCCAGGACAGCCAACAGGGATCGCCGAGGCTTCGCCGACGCCGCGGCGGTAGTCGCCGCCGAGATGGCCGCCTGGATCTTCTCCAGCTTGAAGGGCTTCTCCAGAAAACCGCACGTCGGCACACCCGCGGCCTCGGACCGCAGATGGTCGGATGGAAAACCGGTCATGAGAATGACCTGCATCTCCGGAAAGACAGCTCGGAGTACGTGAGCCACGTGCAAGCCGTGAATGTCATCTCGAAGCATCCAGTCGGTCAGGACCACGTCGGGGCGAAACCGCGCACCGATGTCGATTGCCTCTCGCCCGCTTGCGGCAGTGGCGATTTGATGGCCGTCAGGGCGAAGTCCGAGTTCCACCTGGCGGCGAAAGATCGCCTCGTCGTCAACAACAAGGACCTTGGCCATGACCCTCCTCTCCCAGATCCTGGATCGCCAGCGGCAAGTCGATCGTAAACATCGTCCCCGAGCCTAACCGGCTGTGGACATCAATTATACCACCCTGCTCAGTGATAATCCCGTGCACGATGCTCAATCCCAGACCGGTCCCGCCCCGAGCCAGCCGCGTCGTGAAGAAAGGATCGAAAACATGCTTCAACTGCTCGTCGGAGATGCCCCGGCCATTGTCCGAGACGGTCACCCGAACGCTCCAATCGGTCAGTTCGGTCCTCACTGTGACCAGAAGACCCTTGTTTCCGGACTCGGCGGCGTTGCGCATCAGGTTCACAAGGGCCTGCTCCACGGCAAGGGGATTGAGGGGCACATGGGGTAGATGCTCCGCCAGCTCGAGCCTGAGGGTCCCTCCCTGATCTCTGATGTACGGTTCTGTGAGCCGGGCGGAGCGATGCACACAGGCGTTGACATCACCCGGCTTCTTGCGCGTCGGCCGCTGACGGGCGAAGCTCATCAGGTCCCGGATGATCTCCCGGCAGCGTTCCGCGCTCTGGACAATATCACCTACACAAGCGTCGACCGCGGCGGCGTGCTCGGGCTTGGCCGCCAGCCGCTGAACGTTCTGAGCCGCGAGCAACACACCCCCGATCGGGTTGTTGATTTCGTGGGCGATACCCGCGACGAGCGTGCCGATGGACGCCAGCCTTTCGTGGCGGCGCAAGTGCTCGCGCGACTCCTCCAGTTCCTGGGTGCGCTGCTCCACCAGTTCCTTCAGGTGATGCTGGTATCGGCTCAGCTCCTCTTCGGACCTCTTTCGGTCGGTAATATCTAGGAAAATGGTGGCAAACTGGCCCGGCTTCGGGCTGAAGGCGGTCACCTGAAAGTACTTGCCCAGGTCGCTTGCGGCGTGCTCGAAAGTCACGGGCTGACCGGTCAGGGCCACTCGCCCGTAGGTGTCGATCCAGTAGGAGTCGGTGTGCGGCAGGACTTCCAGCACGGTCTTGCCGACGGTCTCGGCGGCCTTCAGGCCGGTGATCGACTCAAAGGCCTCATTCACCTCCAGGAACCGATAGTCGACCGCCACTCCGCCCTCGTCGCATAGGATCTCGTGAAGCCCGAAGCCCTCGCGCATGCTGCTGAACAAACCCCGATACCGCTTCTCCGACTCCCGCAGCCGCTGTTCGGCCAGCCTCCGCTCGGTGATCACCTCGGTGTAGGCGATCATCCCGCCGATCTGCCCCTGGGCATCATGCCAGGGCCGAAACTCCCAGCGCACATAGTCCACCGAGCCGTCCGAGTGCACCAGTTGATCCTCCTCCGAACGCTCGATGTTGCCGGAAAGGCATCGCTGGTGGGCATCGACCCATCGCCGCGGGCTCTCCGGAAAGACATCGTGGCGATGCAGGCCGATAATGTCCTCCCGCTCGATCCGGTGGTCACGCAGATACCGATCGCTGACATAGAGGTACCGCAGATCCTTGTCGTAGACCGCGATGGCACTCGGATCGTACTTGATGATGTAGCGGAGCCGCTCTTCGCTCTCCTTCAGCCGGTGAAAGAGGATCCCGAAGGGCTTGCGCAGACCGCTCTCGATCACCGCCCGGCAGACCAGGCAATACGACCCGATCCTCAGGACGTGGCCGAGAAAGCCGGCCAGGGCTCTGGCTCTTCCCGCTTCCATCGTGACACTGTCGATGATCGCGAAGCAAACCTCCGCCCCCAAGGCGACGAGTACGGCAGCCGCAAACGGCCGGCGGAATCTCCGGTCCAGGTGCTTTCTGGATCGCCGCAGGTGCAGCATGGCACCGCCCAGCATCGCGAGGATCACCAGGACAGTCATTCGCCGGAAGGAGACACCACCCGAGCTCGCGGGACCGCAATATGGAAAAACCCGAAGACCGAAGATCAGAATCAGTGTGGCCACGACAACGGCCCCGATCGCGAGCAGCAAGGCCCATGGCCGGGGGCGAGAATGCAGGAACCAGGGAGCGATCAGCAACGCGCACCCGTTCAGGCCGGATGACGCCACCCGAAGCTGGCGGCACATGTCGTCCGGATAGCCGGCGAAGACACCCAGGCCCGGATGGCTCAGCGTATTCAGCACATCGAGGCTCGCTATCCCCAGATAGGACGTCCCAAGGAACAGAAGGAAGCCGTCATCCCCAAGCTCGCGCGAATTCCAGGCGATGAGGAACACGCTGGCCGCCGCGGTCATGGCCAGCAGGCCGGCCACACTGTGAAAGAGCAATTCGTTGGACCGCCACGTCAACAAAAGAACGACCAGGCCGGCCAGTCCCCAAATCACAATCCCCCACCGCTCGATGGAACGGACACCGGCCACGACCTCGGCAGAGGCAGTCATGTTGAACTCCTCAGAGCCTGACGAAGAACCGTGTAGGGAACGAAGACCGGTAACAGAAGCCGGCGACCGGCTCAGGTACCACGAAACGCAACCCGGCTCATGACCGCGTAAGCCGGCCCCGAAGCCGACAAGATCGACTGAAACACAACCAGTTCCGTCGCGGCGAATGAACCGCCGGAGAAACGCGATTCCCCAGCCACCGCGGCCCGAAGATCGTCCGCGACGGCTGAGGCCTTCACCCTCCCCAGGGTCAGATGAGGATGAAAGCGGCGGTCTTCAGGCGGATACCCCAGAGATGCGAAAGCGCTCTCGCAGGCCTGCTGACAATCGAGCAACCCCGCCGGTGGATCGACCAGCCCCGCCCATACGATCCGGACGGGCCCGTGGGGAGGGAAGCAGCCGGTCCCGCCGATCCGAATGCCGAAAGGCAAACAGGCGGCAGCCACGAGCTCGGCAGCACGACACACGTTCGGCAATTGATCGTCGGGGACCTCGCCCAGGAACTTGACGGTCAGGTGGATCTGGTCCGGGCGGGTCCAACGCACGCCTGGAGCCGCCGCACGCAGCCGGTCCTGCAGCGACCGCAGACGCTCATGGACCGCCTCAGGCAACTCGATCGCCAGGAAACAGCGCATGACGCGATGATATCAGCAAACGCGAGAGCTGAACAGCACTTCACGCATCGCCATCAACCGGTTGTGGGATCGGCGCCGACGAACGCGACCGCGGGCGTGCTGGCAGTATCGGCTCACCGCGTCGTCGAACATCGCCGCAGAGATCAGCAGCGCAACCGGGTGGGTGATCCTCAGTTCTCGCGCCAGGCGCCACAGCTGCACGATATCCCAAACCGGTATCTTCATCCGAACAAGTGATCCCAGGAAAAGCGTCATCGGCCGGGATTTGCGCTGCTCGCTGTTGCGGCGGCGCTGCAAACGCATCAGGATGTGCACCAGGATCACCGCGACCGCCAGCAAAGCCAGCACGGTGACGGTCTTCACCCAGACCTGCGGATCCGTCTCTTGGAACTGACGGCTGAACTGCTGGAACGCTTCCTTCTTGTTGAGGGTGGTGAACTGAGCCAGGAAGGGTATCATCGCTCCACCACCTCCTTGCCTGCACGGTCCCCCGCCAGCGGCGAGACTATCGGGCCGGACGCGGACGACACCAGCTGCTCGATCAGCCCGCGGGCCCGAAGGCGCACCTGCGGATCAACGTCGGAGGCCGCCATGTGGGCGACACGCTTGGCCAGATTGAACAGCCCCATGTTCTCAATCAACCACAAGGCGCTGACTCGCTGAGCCCGGTCCTTTTCCACCATCATGCACAGCAAGGTCTCAGCCGCGTCTCGAACGCCGAGCTTCAACAGGGCACGGACGGCATTGGCCCGCACGCGGTTGTCCGGCGACTTGAGCAAGGGCAGCAAGCCACTGCTGGCCGCACCGTCAACGCCCAGCCTTTCCACCGCCTCGATCGCGTTGGCCTGCACGCGACCATCCTGATCGCGGAGGGCAACGTTCAACAGCCGCCGACTGGTTGGGCTGGGCAGGGTGCCCAGAGCGGCGACCGCGGCACTGCGGACCTCGGCCTCGGGATCATGGCAGAGCGGATAGACATGCTCTTCGAATTCGGCCACCAGGCCTAGCACCGTCATGATGCGCAGGGCCCGAACCCGGTGAGTCGGCGACGCGGCGCCCAACCGGAGAGCCAGGTTGCGCCGCGCGTCCGGCACTCGCTCCAGCATCTCCCGCCCCTGGACACCCCGCTCCTGATCGCTCAGGCAGTCGAAAACCTCCCAGTAACGATCCAACGTCATGGGAGGCGGCCGTGTTTCCTTCGGCTTCTTGCCGGCACCACCCTCCGTTTCCGCCGGCAGCATGGAGGACAGAGGATAGTCCGCCGGCCGCCGGCGAACCAGCTCCATGCGCGCGACACAACTCAGCTCCGGATCGCCCTGCAAGGCCAGGCTGCGAAGGAAGCCGTCAGCCCTCGGATCCAGCCAGTGTACCAGCGCCCACACCACAGCATGTCGCCCGACACGATCCGATCGACGGTAGAACTCCTTCAGCGCATCCGTCTTGCGTTCCGCTGAGAGCCCGGTGGCTAGAAGCCATCGCGGAAACAGTCGCTGGAATTCCTCCGGAGCCTGGGACACATCGATCACTCGCCGGTCGATCCAGGCGAGTTCACGTACCACAACCAGAGCTCTGGCCAGCTTCGGCTCGACCAGCCGCCAGGATTGGCGAGTCCACTCCGTCAAGAACGACACATCCGGACAGACGTTCAGCAGATGGGCGACCTGAGAGCGCGCGTTCGTCGACGCCAGGGTTGCCATCGCAAAGGGCACGAACCGAGGGCTGGGTGAGTTGGCCAGCAGCGTCACGGCCGCCTGCGTCGCCCGGCTCCCGGGAGCCGAGAACACCGCCCAGCTGGCAGCCCCGAGATCGTCGGCGAACCACATCGCAACCTCGACGACGACAGACTGGCGATGAAGATCGAATGTGGCCAGCCCAGCCTCAACGGCTCCAACCAGCTGCCTGCGATCCTCCGCCCGGGATTCCATCTCCGCCGGATCCAGGGCCACGCTCACCGGCTCCGAACCGACGGAGGCCTCGCCGTCAACGCCATCCGCGGACAACCTCAGCAGGTCCTGGGCCAGATGGTGGAGCGTCTCCGCGGCGGCCTCGCGGACCTTGACGGAGCGATCGCGAAAGCAGCCGTCCAGGAGATAGGATGCCCGGAAGAGCCGCCCTTCCTGGATCAAAGACAGGACATTCAGCCGCAGTTGTTCGTCACGCGATTGGGCCGCTTCACGCAACACCCCAAAGAGCCGATCGACATCCAGAATCACCGCCTGACGCAGCTGCTCCTCCAGGAGATGGAAGCTCTCCACCAGCCCGAACAACCCCCGGCGGCTCTGTCGAACCAGCAACGTCTCGATCACCGCCAACGCGGTAGGAGGATCAGCCTGCCGCAACGCCGCCAGAAGGGCATCGTCCGCGGCAGGATCCGCGGACTCCCGCAAAATGGTAAAAATGGATGGATCGGTTGCCATGCGCGCAGTACACTCACCTCGTTCATCGGTTGCCCCAGCGGGTGGCATAACGTAGACGCCGCAGACGAAGGAAGATATAAGGCCAAGGGTCCACCATGGCACCGCGGGCCTGTGACTCAGACCGCGAGGCCGACCGAAAGGCAGGATCAACAGCCGATAACCAGGAAACAGCAGCCGATAATCGCCGAATCCTGATCGCCGAACGTGACCCGCGAACCATGCCTCCCTCCCTGAATCACCTCCCGATACCCCGGCCTGATGTCAACCGCCTCAAGGCCGTTCTGCAGCGTCGCCCGATCGGCGTTATCCCGCTGGTCGAGCTGGCCATCGCCGAAGAGGTGCTCGCCACGGTCAAAGGTGAACCGCTCATTCCCCTGCCGCCGGGCTCGGACCGGTCTCAAATCCGGGCCGGAATCCGCGACCGCCTCACCCTGTGGCAGGCCCTTGGCTATGACTACTATCGAGTCCGGGCGGAGATCCCTTTCCAGGTCGAGACCTTGGGAGCGGCGGACACCGCCTCTCCGGGGAAAGGCAGCCGTCAGTGGGCCAACGAGCATCAGGGAGCCATTCGCTCGGCGGATGACCTGGAACGCTATCCCTGGCCTGAGCCGGCTGCCATGGACTTCCGCCACGCGGAGGCGGCCACGGCCTGCCTGCCCGACGGCATGGGGCTGATCGGCTTCTCCGGCGGAGTCCTCGAGTGGAGCAGCAATCTGCTGGGGCTCGAGGGCCTGATGATGATGCTCTACGACCAGCCGGAACTCGTCCGCGCCGTCGTCGACCGGGTGGGACAGACCATCCTGAACGCCTTCTCGATTCTCTGCGAGATGGACCAGGTGTTCGCCATCTGGCTGGGCGACGACATGGGCTTCAAGACCGCAACACTCATCCGTCCCGAACACCTCCGCGAGTACATCCTGCCGTGGCACAAGAAGTACGCGGAACTCGCCCATCGGACCGGCCGCCTCTTCCTGCTGCACAGCTGCGGGCACATCGACGCAATCATGCCCGACCTGCTGGACAGCGTGAAGATCGATGCCAAGCACAGCTTCGAGGATGTGATCGTCCCCGTCGAGGAGTTCCAGCGCCGCTGGGGATCGAGGGTCGCCCTCCTGGGCGGCGTGGACGTCGACCTGCTGAGCCGTCGCACGCCGGAGGACGTCCGCTGCCGCACGCTCGAGATCCTCGAAGCCTGCGCCCCGACCGGCGGCTATGCCTGCGGCTCTGGGAACTCGATTACCAACTACGTGCCCCCGGCCAACTACCTGGCGATGATCGAAACCGTACACCGATTCAACGGGCGGATATGACCATCCCTGCGAACCGCGGCCGCTGCCCTCAAGAGCCCTGTCGGTACGCAGTTCGAGCCACAAGACAACGAGCGTCGATCGCGGCCCACACAGCGTTCGCCTCAGGATGCCGACCGGTCGTGCATCCGACCGATCAACTCCGTCGATGAGCGATCCTTAGGACCACCCACATTGGCCAGCCGAATGCCTAGTCGGCGCAGCGTGGGATACTCCGGCAGGTTCTCCGGGGTGTAGTCGGGCCCCTTGGCATGAACGGCCGGAAGCACCAGCTCCAGTATCGCGTCACAGGTCGGCTCGTCGAACCAGGTGACGATATCGACGCAGCCCAGTGCCGCCACGATCTCCATCCGCTCGGCCAGCGGCTGCAAGGGGCGCCGGGGATCCTTGTACTTCTTGATCGACTCGTCGCTGTTCACCCCGACGACGAGCACGTCCCCTTCGGCGGCCGCCCCCTGCAGGTAACGAATATGCCCGACGTGCAGGAGATCGAACGCCCCATTGGCAAACACGATCCGCCTGCCCTCGGCGCGGAGAGCATCGGCAGCACGTCTCAGCTCCTGATGATCGATGATGATCCGACTCACATGCTCATCCCGCTGCACTGGAGCGATTCACCGCGGCCGCCAGCTCCGCCGGCGAAACCGTCGCCGCGCCTTCTTTCATCACCACAACACCGCCCGCATGATTCGCCAGACGAGCAGCAGTCTCGATGTCCGCACCACCGGCCAGGGCAGCCGTCAACGTCGCCGCCACCGAATCACCCGCCCCGGTCAGATCCACAATCTCGTCGCTGCCGCTGGCCGGAATGCGAACCGTCCGCCCCTCCGTCACCAGAACCATCCCCTGGTTACCCAGCGTCACCAATGCCGATCGTGCCTCCAGCCGCGCGGCCAACGCGGCCGCCAGCATCGCCACCTCGCCGGCCTGCAGGCCCAACTGCCGGGCGACCACCTCGGCTTCCTCCTCGTTCGGCTTGATGACCGACATACCGGTGAACTTGGCCAGTTCCCACCGCGAGTCCGCTACCACCGGCTTCCGCTCGGCGATCTTCCGCAACAGCACCCGCAGCGGCTCATCAAAGCTGCCGTAGCCGTAGTCGCTGGCCACCCACGCATCAACCTCGGCATCGACACGCTCGACACGGGCGCGCAGATCGGCCAAAAGGCGATCGTCCGGAGGATCAGCCGGCTGGCGGTCCAGCCGCAGGACCTGCTGCCGGGAAGTGAGCTTCGCACCCGCCAGAAAACGAGTCTTGGTGATCGTATCACGGCCGCGAGTCACCACGACCATGCCGCATCGCACCGCCCCGGATTCACTCAGCGAAGCCAAGAGCCGCCGTCCGGGATCGTCGTCGCCGACAAGCCCAACCAGATGAGCGATTCCTCCAAGCGCGGCCACATTCGCCGCCACGTTCGCCGCCCCACCCGGGCGAAGCCACTCATCCTCGTGGCAAACGATGAGCACCGGGGCCTCGCGCGAAACACGGTCACTCCGGCCGCTGACATAGAGGTCCGCGACCAGATCGCCCACGATGCCGACCTTCGCGCCAGACAAAAGCCGAATCGCATCAGTCAGTTGCGGTACATGGGAACACATGATCAATGATCGCCGACCTGCTACGGCATCAGGTCGCAGCGGCGGCCGCACGCCCCTTGAGCAGCTCTATGGCCGCCGCGAGAACCATGTCGCTGCTGATTCGCGTCATGCAGCGGTGATCGACGGAACACTGACGCTTCATGCAAGGCCCGCAGTCCACGGGCACATGCAGCTCCTTCTCGCTGGCTACCT
Proteins encoded in this window:
- a CDS encoding adenylyltransferase/cytidyltransferase family protein, translating into MSRIIIDHQELRRAADALRAEGRRIVFANGAFDLLHVGHIRYLQGAAAEGDVLVVGVNSDESIKKYKDPRRPLQPLAERMEIVAALGCVDIVTWFDEPTCDAILELVLPAVHAKGPDYTPENLPEYPTLRRLGIRLANVGGPKDRSSTELIGRMHDRSAS
- a CDS encoding bifunctional hydroxymethylpyrimidine kinase/phosphomethylpyrimidine kinase, which produces MCSHVPQLTDAIRLLSGAKVGIVGDLVADLYVSGRSDRVSREAPVLIVCHEDEWLRPGGAANVAANVAALGGIAHLVGLVGDDDPGRRLLASLSESGAVRCGMVVVTRGRDTITKTRFLAGAKLTSRQQVLRLDRQPADPPDDRLLADLRARVERVDAEVDAWVASDYGYGSFDEPLRVLLRKIAERKPVVADSRWELAKFTGMSVIKPNEEEAEVVARQLGLQAGEVAMLAAALAARLEARSALVTLGNQGMVLVTEGRTVRIPASGSDEIVDLTGAGDSVAATLTAALAGGADIETAARLANHAGGVVVMKEGAATVSPAELAAAVNRSSAAG